One Clostridium estertheticum DNA segment encodes these proteins:
- a CDS encoding ABC transporter ATP-binding protein has protein sequence MIKKFISYYGPHKKLFILDMVCAFLVASLDLVFPMVTRNILNEALPNNNISRVFMFTAVLAILYLLKLVFNYIIEYWGHVMGVRMQYEMRKDIFSHLQTLSFKYFDDNKTGHIMSKIINDLMEISELAHHGPEDLFISAVMLIGSFIALCTINIKLTLIVFATVPLMIWFAMSRRIKMAEAFRDVRKEVANVNSNLENSISGIRVSKSFTNEEYEMEKFDEGNEQFKQSRQYAYKYMATFSVGIKFFVDILNVIIIGFGGYFVYKKWINIPDLVAYLLYIQFFMQPIRRLTSFVEQYQSGMAGFERFIELMNIEPAIVDTDNAIVLKNVLGDIELKDITFSYNDKTSIISNMSLHVEAGKTLAIVGPSGGGKTTLCHLIPRFYELSDGDILIDGNSIKDVTLQSLRQNIGIVQQEVFLFTGTIKENILYGRPDATDDEVIEAAKNANIHNFIMLLSDGYDTNIGERGVKLSGGQKQRMSIARVFLKNPPILILDEATSALDNATEIIIQKSLEKLSKGRTTLVVAHRLSTVRNADEIVVITDQGIQEKGTHNELIEASGIYSKLYNAQFKGYIPDEVI, from the coding sequence ATGATTAAAAAATTTATTTCTTATTACGGTCCTCATAAAAAGTTATTTATATTGGATATGGTGTGTGCTTTTTTAGTAGCCTCATTAGATCTTGTATTTCCTATGGTAACTAGAAATATTTTAAATGAAGCCCTACCCAATAACAATATAAGTAGAGTGTTTATGTTTACGGCGGTCCTTGCGATTTTATATTTATTAAAATTAGTATTTAACTATATAATAGAATACTGGGGTCATGTTATGGGTGTGAGAATGCAGTATGAAATGAGAAAAGATATATTTTCTCATCTTCAAACTTTATCTTTTAAATATTTTGATGATAATAAAACTGGACATATTATGTCTAAAATAATTAATGACTTAATGGAAATATCAGAACTTGCACATCATGGCCCTGAGGATTTATTTATTTCAGCAGTTATGCTTATAGGATCTTTTATTGCTCTATGTACTATCAATATAAAGCTCACATTAATAGTGTTTGCAACAGTGCCTCTAATGATATGGTTTGCTATGAGCAGAAGAATTAAAATGGCAGAAGCCTTTAGAGATGTTAGAAAAGAAGTTGCAAATGTAAATTCAAACCTAGAGAATAGTATATCAGGTATAAGAGTTTCTAAGTCCTTCACTAATGAAGAATATGAAATGGAAAAGTTTGATGAAGGTAATGAACAGTTTAAGCAGTCCAGGCAATATGCATATAAATATATGGCAACATTTTCTGTAGGTATAAAATTTTTTGTGGACATATTAAATGTTATTATTATTGGGTTCGGGGGATATTTCGTGTATAAGAAATGGATAAATATACCTGATTTAGTAGCATATTTATTATATATACAATTTTTTATGCAACCAATTCGAAGACTTACTTCTTTTGTAGAGCAATATCAATCAGGAATGGCCGGCTTTGAAAGGTTTATTGAGCTAATGAACATAGAACCTGCAATAGTTGACACGGATAATGCTATAGTACTTAAAAATGTATTGGGGGATATAGAGCTTAAGGATATAACATTCAGTTATAACGATAAAACATCTATTATATCTAACATGAGTTTGCATGTAGAGGCAGGTAAGACTTTAGCAATTGTTGGACCATCTGGGGGAGGTAAAACCACCCTATGTCACTTAATTCCAAGATTTTATGAATTATCTGATGGAGACATTTTAATTGATGGGAATAGTATAAAAGATGTTACACTGCAATCTTTAAGACAAAACATTGGTATTGTTCAACAGGAGGTATTTTTGTTTACAGGGACTATAAAGGAAAATATATTATATGGAAGACCTGATGCAACTGATGATGAGGTAATAGAGGCCGCAAAAAATGCAAATATACACAACTTTATTATGTTGCTATCTGATGGGTATGACACAAACATTGGGGAAAGAGGAGTTAAATTATCTGGTGGTCAAAAGCAGAGGATGTCTATAGCAAGAGTGTTTCTAAAAAATCCTCCAATATTAATTTTAGATGAGGCTACATCAGCACTAGATAATGCTACAGAGATAATAATTCAAAAATCATTAGAAAAGTTATCTAAAGGTAGGACAACACTTGTAGTAGCTCATAGGCTTTCAACTGTAAGAAATGCAGATGAAATTGTAGTAATTACAGATCAAGGCATACAGGAAAAGGGTACCCACAATGAATTAATAGAGGCTTCTGGAATATATTCGAAATTGTATAATGCTCAATTTAAGGGGTACATTCCAGATGAAGTAATATAA
- a CDS encoding aminopeptidase P family protein produces the protein MKKLIFTKNRKSLWDKLEENSITLIFAGEAPYKTGDEKYAFTPNRNFYYLTGINREKIILMLVKRNGKVDETLFIEKNDPVMARWVGEKMPETQAKEISGIESVLFLEEFEEVFGSIMDRTKIENLCLDLERQQFHLSMTSAQSFARVALERYPYLSMKNIYHEIANLRLIKSEEEIELLRKAIDITDKGIKALMQNAKAGMKEYQLEAHFDFTLKSNGITDYAFHTIAACGVNATILHYDKNNSELEEGKLVLFDLGAQYKYYNADISRTFPVNGKFTERQKQVYNVVLRAQEAVTKVAKPGILFSVLNETAKRVLEAGCIELGLIKEASELSKYYFHGVSHYLGLDTHDVGSRDMELKPGMVLTNEPGLYIEEENMGIRIEDDLLITEDGCENLSKQIIKTVEEIEEFMA, from the coding sequence ATGAAAAAGTTGATATTTACTAAAAACAGAAAAAGTTTATGGGATAAATTAGAAGAAAATTCTATAACCTTGATATTTGCAGGTGAGGCACCATATAAAACAGGAGATGAAAAATATGCATTCACTCCAAATAGAAATTTTTACTATTTAACAGGCATAAATAGAGAAAAAATTATTTTAATGTTAGTGAAAAGAAATGGTAAAGTTGACGAAACACTATTTATAGAAAAAAATGATCCTGTTATGGCTAGATGGGTAGGAGAGAAAATGCCCGAAACGCAGGCTAAGGAAATTTCTGGCATAGAAAGTGTTTTGTTTCTAGAAGAATTTGAAGAAGTTTTTGGCTCCATTATGGATAGAACAAAAATAGAAAATTTATGTTTGGACCTTGAAAGACAACAGTTTCATTTATCAATGACTTCTGCGCAAAGCTTTGCGAGAGTTGCATTAGAAAGATATCCATATTTAAGTATGAAAAACATATACCATGAAATAGCAAATCTTAGACTTATAAAATCAGAAGAAGAAATTGAACTATTAAGAAAAGCTATAGATATTACAGATAAAGGTATAAAAGCACTAATGCAAAATGCTAAAGCAGGGATGAAAGAATACCAATTAGAGGCTCATTTTGATTTTACATTAAAAAGTAATGGTATAACAGATTACGCTTTTCACACTATTGCAGCTTGTGGCGTGAATGCAACTATACTCCATTATGATAAGAATAATAGCGAACTTGAGGAAGGTAAATTAGTATTATTTGACTTAGGCGCTCAATACAAATATTACAATGCAGATATAAGCCGTACATTCCCTGTTAATGGGAAATTTACAGAGAGACAAAAGCAAGTTTATAATGTAGTTCTAAGAGCCCAGGAAGCAGTAACGAAAGTTGCAAAACCAGGCATACTGTTCTCAGTTTTAAATGAAACTGCTAAAAGAGTACTTGAGGCAGGATGTATAGAGCTTGGACTTATTAAAGAGGCTAGTGAATTATCTAAGTATTATTTTCATGGAGTAAGTCATTATTTAGGCCTAGATACTCATGATGTAGGAAGTCGTGACATGGAATTAAAACCAGGAATGGTACTTACTAATGAGCCAGGACTTTATATTGAAGAAGAGAATATGGGTATTAGAATAGAAGATGATTTATTGATTACAGAAGATGGATGCGAAAATCTTTCAAAACAGATAATTAAAACTGTAGAAGAAATAGAAGAGTTTATGGCATAG
- a CDS encoding response regulator transcription factor, which translates to MEKTILVVEDDDRLRKLISDYLKIEDFKVIQATNGKEALLEFQNEKIDLIILDVMMPILDGFTVCKTIRANSDVPIIFLTSKSEDEDKLKGFELGADEYVTKPFSPKVLVARTISLLKRIEGTIGSSGNVIDMAGLKVNLLSRQVHVDNKEINLSPTEYDLLAFLIKNKGIVLSRNALLDNVWGYSYDGDIRTVDTHIKRLREKLNYKSKFICTVRGTGYRFEVIK; encoded by the coding sequence ATGGAAAAAACTATATTGGTTGTTGAAGATGATGATAGATTAAGAAAGCTTATAAGTGATTATCTTAAAATAGAAGATTTCAAAGTCATACAAGCCACAAATGGAAAGGAAGCTCTTTTAGAATTCCAAAATGAAAAAATTGATTTAATTATATTAGATGTTATGATGCCAATCTTAGATGGTTTTACGGTATGCAAAACTATTAGAGCCAACTCTGATGTGCCTATAATATTTTTGACTTCCAAAAGTGAAGATGAAGATAAGCTTAAAGGGTTTGAACTTGGTGCTGATGAATATGTAACTAAGCCTTTTAGCCCGAAGGTACTTGTGGCAAGAACTATATCTCTTTTAAAGAGAATAGAAGGTACCATAGGAAGTTCAGGTAATGTAATTGATATGGCAGGCCTAAAAGTAAATCTTTTATCCCGCCAAGTACATGTAGATAATAAAGAAATCAACCTTTCCCCCACAGAGTATGATTTACTAGCCTTCCTAATTAAGAACAAGGGCATAGTTTTATCTAGAAATGCACTACTGGATAATGTGTGGGGTTATAGTTATGATGGAGACATACGAACTGTGGACACACACATAAAAAGATTAAGAGAAAAGCTCAATTATAAATCAAAATTTATTTGCACTGTACGAGGTACAGGTTATAGATTCGAGGTGATTAAGTGA
- a CDS encoding sensor histidine kinase — MKKHGITLKLFTITVVFLFMFISAVILIQSLFFEKFYVTQKTKELKTNVEKFKANYNNYTPNNIFNAMSDFEDKNNAKIAILENNGTLKLIQQPLVKEKQSRDSETMMLAINNWISSLENYFDVLSTKKTIVYTFKHPSLYTDNLVLVSPVLANGEIKDIVFVLSTLQPVGEAASITRKYYIYVYIAAVILIAILSLIYSKMISKPLISLNSTASKIAELDFSAKCPVNSNDEIGSLGKTLNFLSEKLGITLNELKTANENLKGDIEKEKQLEKMRKEFIASVSHELKSPISVISGFAEGLKDGIPKGDDITYYLDVIIDESKNMNSLVCDMLDLSQLESGNFKLNMLGFNITQFINSIYKKFQNSINDKHLKLNISDDMSNVVVYGDPYRIEQVINNLISNAIRYTPHNKTITIALKAQENSILIQIENEGSFIEKVDLDRIWDKFYKVDKSGNKHLGGTGLGLSIVKNILYLHKSNFGVLNTDAGVCFYFTLAIIEP, encoded by the coding sequence GTGAAAAAGCATGGCATTACTTTAAAATTGTTTACTATTACAGTTGTATTCTTATTTATGTTTATAAGTGCAGTAATTTTGATTCAATCCTTATTCTTCGAAAAGTTTTATGTTACCCAAAAGACAAAAGAACTAAAAACTAATGTAGAAAAATTTAAAGCTAACTACAATAATTATACACCTAACAATATTTTTAATGCTATGAGTGATTTTGAAGATAAAAACAATGCAAAAATAGCTATCTTAGAAAATAATGGTACCTTAAAATTAATACAGCAGCCTCTAGTAAAAGAAAAACAATCTAGAGATTCTGAAACAATGATGCTAGCAATTAATAATTGGATATCCTCTTTAGAAAATTATTTTGATGTTTTAAGTACTAAAAAAACAATAGTTTATACTTTTAAACACCCTTCTCTATATACGGACAATTTAGTTTTAGTGTCGCCAGTGCTCGCAAATGGTGAAATAAAAGATATTGTTTTTGTACTATCCACGCTTCAACCTGTTGGTGAGGCTGCTTCCATTACAAGAAAATATTATATTTATGTTTATATAGCTGCAGTAATTTTAATTGCTATACTTTCCTTGATTTATTCTAAAATGATTTCAAAACCACTTATTTCCCTTAACTCCACAGCTTCAAAAATAGCTGAATTAGACTTTTCTGCTAAATGCCCAGTAAATTCTAATGATGAAATAGGTAGTCTAGGCAAAACTTTGAATTTTCTATCTGAAAAACTAGGCATAACACTTAATGAACTTAAAACTGCTAATGAAAATCTTAAGGGTGACATTGAAAAGGAGAAGCAATTAGAGAAAATGAGAAAAGAATTTATTGCTAGTGTTTCCCATGAACTTAAAAGCCCAATAAGTGTTATATCAGGTTTTGCAGAAGGACTTAAAGATGGAATACCTAAAGGTGATGATATAACTTACTATTTAGATGTAATAATTGATGAATCCAAAAACATGAATTCCTTAGTTTGTGACATGTTGGATTTATCACAATTAGAATCTGGAAATTTCAAATTAAACATGTTAGGATTTAATATTACCCAGTTCATTAATTCTATATATAAAAAATTCCAAAATAGCATAAATGACAAACATCTTAAATTAAACATATCAGATGATATGAGTAATGTAGTAGTTTATGGTGATCCCTACCGGATAGAGCAAGTTATAAATAATTTGATTAGCAATGCTATAAGATACACTCCTCACAATAAGACAATAACAATTGCACTCAAAGCGCAGGAAAATAGCATATTAATTCAAATAGAAAATGAAGGAAGTTTTATTGAAAAAGTAGACTTAGATAGAATTTGGGATAAGTTTTACAAAGTCGATAAGTCAGGTAACAAACATCTTGGTGGTACTGGCCTTGGTTTGTCTATAGTTAAAAATATATTATATCTTCATAAAAGTAATTTTGGAGTTTTAAATACAGATGCAGGCGTTTGCTTTTATTTCACTTTAGCGATTATAGAACCCTAA
- the fusA gene encoding elongation factor G, with amino-acid sequence MKEYKSNNLRNVGIVGHSGSGKTTIMESILYYTKAIDRFGKVDDGTTVSDYDSEEKKRKTSISTSVALSEWEDVKINLVDMPGYFDYIGEMIEGLRAVDMAMITVCGVSGIEVGTEKAWEYINEHNLPRAFFINKLDRENSNFEVVLQQIKEKFGISAVPIQYPIGSEENFIGVINVISRRARIFNPKTHNMEDSDIPEGLIDKVDECKQMVMEAVAETDEVLLDKYFNEGSLSEEEIYHGLIKGASQGEIAPIMCGSALLGIGVNTLLEDMIECFPSPIDTTLYSAKDIKNNKYMQVKINDTDPFSALVFKTIADPFVGKLSMFRVITGKAKSDTMVYNTNKEKEEKMGNLYFLRGKQQFPTHEIEAGDIGAVSKLQYTTTGDTLCDSGRLLMYDTMDFPQPVFSRAIVTKSKGDEDKISNGLTKLLEEDPTFSIARSAENAQTIISGLGSTHLQVIVSKLKNKFGVDVSLEIPRIAYRETIRKASDVQGKHKKQSGGHGQYGDVKIKFEPRIDGADDLEFVDAVVGGTVPRQYIPAVEKGLKECIQHGVLAGFPVIRLKSTLHDGSYHAVDSSEMAFKMAATLAYKKGLQEANPVILEPIMHVEVTCPEDYMGDIITDINKKRGRILGMESVERGQKVIGEVPQSELFNYATDLRSMTGARANFRVKFERYEEVPPEGIDKIIEAHRNVE; translated from the coding sequence ATGAAAGAATATAAAAGCAACAATCTAAGAAATGTAGGAATTGTTGGACATAGTGGTTCGGGAAAAACTACAATAATGGAATCAATACTCTATTACACAAAAGCTATAGATAGATTCGGTAAAGTTGATGATGGTACTACAGTTAGTGATTATGATAGTGAAGAAAAGAAGAGAAAAACATCTATTTCTACATCGGTAGCTTTAAGTGAATGGGAAGATGTGAAAATAAATTTAGTAGATATGCCTGGATATTTTGATTATATAGGTGAAATGATTGAGGGTTTAAGAGCTGTAGATATGGCAATGATAACTGTCTGTGGTGTATCAGGTATAGAAGTTGGAACCGAAAAAGCCTGGGAATATATCAATGAGCATAATCTACCTAGAGCATTTTTTATCAATAAGCTAGATAGAGAAAATAGTAATTTTGAAGTAGTCTTGCAACAGATAAAAGAAAAGTTTGGGATATCTGCAGTACCAATTCAATATCCTATAGGTAGTGAAGAAAATTTTATAGGTGTAATAAATGTAATATCTAGAAGAGCTCGAATATTTAATCCTAAAACACATAACATGGAAGATAGCGATATTCCAGAAGGATTAATTGATAAAGTGGATGAGTGTAAACAAATGGTTATGGAGGCTGTAGCTGAGACTGATGAAGTTTTATTAGATAAATATTTTAATGAGGGTTCTCTAAGTGAAGAAGAAATATACCATGGGCTTATAAAAGGAGCATCGCAGGGAGAAATTGCACCTATAATGTGTGGATCTGCTTTGCTAGGTATAGGAGTTAATACCTTATTAGAAGATATGATTGAATGTTTCCCATCACCTATTGATACAACTCTTTACAGCGCAAAAGATATAAAAAACAATAAATATATGCAAGTTAAAATTAATGATACTGATCCATTCTCGGCATTAGTATTTAAAACTATTGCGGATCCATTTGTAGGTAAACTATCGATGTTTCGTGTAATTACAGGGAAAGCTAAGAGTGATACAATGGTATATAATACCAACAAAGAAAAAGAAGAAAAAATGGGTAATCTGTATTTCTTAAGAGGTAAACAGCAATTTCCAACTCATGAAATTGAGGCAGGTGATATAGGTGCTGTTTCAAAACTTCAATATACTACTACAGGAGATACGCTTTGTGATAGTGGCAGACTATTAATGTATGATACTATGGATTTTCCACAACCAGTATTTTCAAGGGCTATTGTAACTAAATCTAAAGGTGATGAAGATAAAATATCTAATGGGTTAACAAAGTTATTAGAAGAAGATCCTACATTCTCAATTGCTAGGAGTGCAGAAAATGCACAAACTATAATTTCAGGGTTAGGTTCAACGCACCTTCAGGTAATAGTAAGTAAATTGAAAAATAAATTTGGCGTTGATGTATCATTAGAAATTCCAAGGATTGCTTATAGAGAAACAATTAGAAAAGCCTCTGATGTTCAAGGCAAACATAAAAAACAATCTGGAGGACATGGCCAATATGGTGATGTAAAAATTAAATTTGAACCTAGAATAGACGGTGCAGATGATTTAGAATTTGTTGATGCAGTAGTAGGTGGAACAGTTCCAAGGCAATATATACCCGCTGTTGAGAAAGGTTTAAAAGAATGCATTCAGCATGGTGTACTTGCTGGATTTCCAGTTATAAGGCTTAAATCAACCTTACATGATGGGTCATATCACGCTGTGGATTCTTCAGAAATGGCATTTAAAATGGCTGCCACCTTAGCTTATAAGAAAGGTCTTCAAGAAGCAAATCCTGTTATATTAGAGCCAATTATGCACGTGGAAGTAACTTGTCCAGAAGACTATATGGGCGATATTATTACAGATATAAATAAAAAAAGAGGTAGAATACTAGGGATGGAGTCTGTTGAAAGAGGACAGAAAGTCATAGGGGAGGTGCCACAATCAGAGCTATTTAATTATGCAACTGATTTACGATCAATGACTGGTGCTAGGGCAAATTTCAGAGTGAAATTTGAAAGATATGAAGAAGTACCTCCAGAGGGAATTGATAAAATAATTGAAGCTCATAGAAATGTGGAATAG